The following proteins come from a genomic window of Methanosarcina sp. MTP4:
- the nifB gene encoding nitrogenase cofactor biosynthesis protein NifB: protein MDEELRRKIAEHPCYDKKAQHKYGRIHLAVAPKCNIQCNFCVREFDCVNESRPGVTSKVLSPEEALEKTKLVLKEYPFIKVVAVAGPGDPLANDETFEAFELIRKEFPDITLCMSTNGLMLPEKIPDMLRVGVSTLTVTVNAIDPEIQAQIVDHIVYHGKVYKGVEAAEIQIKNQLDGIKAAVEAGIVLKVNTVLVPGVNDKHVVEIAKKLNELGVYIMNIMPLICQGAFADKEPPTAEERKAAQASCEPYVMQMRHCRQCRADAYGLLAQDMSQMSEERREVIKIQTKEEMEKARETLAKNGKEEKD from the coding sequence ATGGATGAAGAACTCCGGAGAAAGATCGCGGAACATCCCTGTTATGACAAGAAGGCACAACACAAGTACGGGCGAATCCACCTGGCCGTAGCCCCCAAATGCAACATCCAGTGTAACTTCTGCGTCCGGGAATTCGACTGTGTGAACGAGAGTCGGCCCGGAGTCACCAGCAAGGTCCTGAGCCCGGAAGAGGCCCTTGAAAAGACCAAGCTGGTGTTAAAAGAGTATCCCTTCATCAAAGTCGTGGCAGTCGCAGGACCAGGTGACCCTCTTGCCAATGACGAGACCTTCGAGGCCTTTGAGCTTATCAGGAAAGAGTTCCCTGACATTACTCTCTGCATGAGCACGAACGGGCTGATGCTCCCGGAAAAAATCCCGGATATGCTGAGAGTGGGCGTCTCCACTTTGACGGTGACGGTTAATGCCATCGATCCTGAAATCCAGGCGCAGATCGTGGACCACATCGTCTACCACGGAAAAGTCTACAAGGGCGTTGAAGCCGCAGAGATCCAGATCAAGAACCAGCTTGATGGCATAAAGGCGGCCGTTGAGGCAGGAATCGTATTAAAGGTCAACACTGTCCTGGTCCCCGGGGTCAACGACAAACATGTTGTCGAGATAGCAAAAAAACTCAACGAACTCGGGGTCTATATCATGAACATCATGCCCCTTATCTGCCAAGGTGCCTTTGCGGATAAGGAACCCCCCACCGCCGAAGAAAGAAAAGCCGCCCAGGCATCCTGCGAACCCTATGTAATGCAGATGCGCCACTGCAGGCAGTGCAGGGCTGACGCCTACGGGCTCCTTGCCCAGGACATGTCCCAGATGAGCGAAGAACGCAGGGAAGTCATAAAGATCCAGACCAAAGAAGAGATGGAAAAAGCAAGAGAGACCCTGGCCAAAAACGGCAAGGAAGAAAAAGACTGA
- a CDS encoding 7-carboxy-7-deazaguanine synthase QueE, with amino-acid sequence MSPLCRESAPIREIFCSVQGEGPYVGARQAFVRFFGCNLNCKYCDTDFSNPGTCDYEKGEGSGSFEKAQNPISALQLKDMLQPFKNLHSVSLTGGEPLLHTDFIEELDKLDLSAPLYLESNMTLPEQARKVKDRVAYVAGDFKLPEALGLENPEARETREAHIENTIECFRTLRKSETRDCFCKIVVSRDSDPASVVSAVDAIAGYVSCVILQPETRIESPEVGINTQSSVRTLIELQSMLLEKIDTRIIPQTHRMWGCL; translated from the coding sequence CTGTCGCCCCTATGCAGGGAATCAGCCCCTATCAGGGAGATTTTTTGTTCAGTGCAGGGAGAAGGCCCATACGTGGGAGCCAGGCAGGCTTTTGTCCGCTTTTTCGGCTGCAACCTGAACTGCAAATACTGCGACACGGACTTTTCAAACCCCGGGACCTGCGATTATGAGAAGGGAGAAGGCAGCGGTAGCTTTGAGAAAGCCCAAAACCCCATCAGTGCCTTGCAGCTCAAAGACATGCTGCAGCCTTTCAAGAACCTGCACTCGGTCTCCCTGACAGGAGGGGAACCGCTCCTGCACACAGACTTCATTGAAGAGCTGGATAAGCTGGACTTATCTGCGCCCCTTTACCTGGAATCCAACATGACCCTTCCAGAGCAGGCCAGGAAGGTAAAGGATAGAGTCGCATACGTGGCGGGGGATTTCAAACTCCCTGAAGCCCTCGGCCTGGAAAATCCGGAAGCCAGGGAAACCAGGGAAGCCCATATTGAAAATACGATTGAATGTTTCAGGACTCTGAGAAAAAGCGAGACCAGGGACTGTTTTTGTAAGATAGTGGTAAGCAGGGATAGCGACCCTGCAAGCGTAGTTTCAGCGGTGGACGCAATCGCAGGGTATGTGTCCTGTGTAATCCTCCAGCCGGAAACAAGAATTGAAAGCCCGGAAGTCGGGATAAATACGCAGTCTTCAGTACGGACCCTTATAGAACTGCAAAGTATGCTGCTTGAAAAAATAGATACGCGCATCATACCTCAGACCCACAGAATGTGGGGGTGTTTATAA
- the queD gene encoding 6-carboxytetrahydropterin synthase QueD gives MTKMRLGIIDYIDSAHYLPGHGKCGRVHGHTYKIEVVIEGEVGEGGMVIDFYDLKKGIKETLQEYDHVLLNDLIEFPSSEHLCQNIHARLHKKFGFPLKVRVWEGEGKWCEMDNFSD, from the coding sequence ATGACAAAAATGAGATTAGGAATTATTGATTACATTGACAGTGCCCACTACCTTCCGGGGCATGGCAAATGCGGAAGGGTGCACGGACACACCTACAAAATAGAGGTAGTTATAGAAGGGGAAGTCGGAGAAGGCGGGATGGTCATCGATTTCTACGACCTGAAAAAAGGTATAAAGGAAACCCTGCAGGAATATGACCACGTACTCCTCAACGACCTCATCGAGTTCCCGAGTTCCGAACACCTCTGCCAGAACATCCACGCCCGTCTCCACAAAAAGTTCGGTTTTCCCCTCAAGGTAAGGGTCTGGGAAGGAGAGGGGAAGTGGTGCGAGATGGACAACTTTTCGGATTGA
- the queC gene encoding 7-cyano-7-deazaguanine synthase QueC, with product MKAIPLLSSGLDSVAALSIAAESLEIDMALTFDYGQRSAEQEIEYAQKVCEHFGIEQQVIKLDWLAGITSSSLVNRDAEVPELSIEDISGSAPAGITEASAKAVWVPNRNGVMLNIAASFAESRDCEYLIVGFNGEEAGTFPDNSLEYVRAVDECLSYSTQNGVKVLAPLIELDKPGIVRKALEAKAPLEYSWSCYHGGKKPCGSCESCRRRERAFREIGAKDPLLKRMGL from the coding sequence ATGAAAGCGATACCCCTCCTCAGCAGCGGCCTGGATTCGGTTGCTGCCCTCTCGATTGCTGCGGAAAGCCTTGAAATTGACATGGCATTGACCTTTGACTACGGGCAGCGTTCCGCAGAGCAGGAAATCGAATACGCGCAAAAGGTCTGCGAACATTTCGGGATAGAGCAGCAGGTAATAAAACTGGACTGGCTTGCCGGGATCACCTCCAGCTCCCTGGTGAACAGGGATGCGGAAGTTCCGGAACTGTCCATTGAAGACATTTCTGGAAGCGCGCCTGCGGGAATTACAGAAGCATCTGCAAAGGCGGTCTGGGTCCCCAACAGGAACGGGGTCATGCTGAACATTGCGGCCAGTTTTGCCGAAAGTCGGGACTGCGAATACCTTATCGTGGGCTTTAACGGGGAAGAAGCCGGGACCTTCCCGGACAATTCCCTTGAATACGTCCGGGCCGTTGATGAATGCCTCTCCTACTCCACCCAGAACGGGGTAAAGGTGCTTGCCCCACTAATAGAGCTTGACAAGCCCGGAATCGTAAGAAAAGCCCTGGAAGCAAAAGCCCCCCTGGAATACAGCTGGAGCTGTTACCACGGTGGAAAAAAGCCCTGCGGCAGCTGTGAGAGCTGCAGGCGCAGGGAGCGGGCCTTCAGGGAAATCGGGGCAAAAGACCCGCTCCTAAAAAGAATGGGGCTTTAA
- a CDS encoding DUF366 family protein gives MKSIILSEKFDYDGSQISSLWAYNSFGVQEDSIVVFRGSCDVKIEHMIDLEDRRANESIWSEDMVSFIIEHFDSTDLKLIYARQRLFTAIVREYLVERGIATTREGDDLFLEGKKLTVSIASSSPVSQKIHFGINVTHNVYGNLEEAGIKKAEDIARLMQEIGECYVREFEDIEKDLRKSRPLGVV, from the coding sequence ATGAAATCCATTATCCTATCCGAAAAGTTCGATTACGACGGGAGCCAGATCTCTTCCCTCTGGGCCTACAACAGCTTCGGGGTGCAGGAAGACTCCATCGTAGTTTTCAGGGGCTCCTGCGATGTCAAAATAGAGCACATGATCGACCTGGAAGACCGGCGGGCAAACGAGTCCATCTGGTCCGAAGACATGGTGAGCTTTATAATAGAACACTTCGACTCGACAGACCTGAAACTTATCTATGCGCGCCAGCGCCTTTTTACCGCAATCGTCAGGGAATACCTGGTTGAGCGCGGGATTGCAACCACAAGGGAAGGAGACGACCTTTTCCTGGAAGGGAAAAAACTGACCGTCTCAATTGCAAGCAGCTCCCCCGTGTCCCAGAAAATCCATTTCGGGATCAATGTTACCCACAACGTGTACGGCAACCTTGAAGAAGCCGGGATCAAAAAAGCCGAAGACATAGCCAGGCTCATGCAGGAGATAGGAGAATGCTACGTCCGGGAGTTTGAAGATATCGAAAAGGACCTCCGGAAATCCCGGCCTCTGGGAGTGGTTTAA